AGTAAATGACCAGCCAATTTTTATAAATCAGGCAGTAAAATATCTGCAAGCCTCTGGAAAACTAGCGCATTTCATTGGCGACATTCTCCGCCAGTATGTTATTGAACAAGAAATACAAAACAGAGATGACATACAAATCAGCCCCGCTTTAACAGAACAAACCATCATTGATTTCCGCCTCAAAAATCAACTCAACGACCCCCAAACTTTTCAAGAATGGTTACAGCAAAATGCCACAGATTACGCTACCTTTTACGAATCAATCGCCTTTAGCTTTAAATTAGAAAAACTAAAAGTTTTAATTGCCGAACCAAAAATCTCAGAATACTTTATTGAACGCAAAATTTTTCTAGATCGGGTGATAGTTTCCCGGATTATTGTTGACAATCAAGAAATAGCTGAAGAACTACAAACCCAAATTGAAGAAGGAGGTAGTTTTGAGCAACTAGCAAAAGAATATTCCTTGTCAGAGGATCGAATGGTTAACGGCATGATGGGGCCAGTCAGCCGAGGCACAATGCCAGATCAATTGAGAGCAGTTATTGATATAGCTAATCCTGGAAAAGTTGTCGGTCCTATAGAAATCGAAGGACGTTATGGCTTATTTCGAGTAGAACAATTTCTGCCCGCGTCTTTAGAAGATATGCAACTCAAACAAGCACTACAAAATGAATTATTTGAGAAATGGCTAGTGGAGAAAATTCAAAAGCTGACAGTCAAACTACAAATGAGCTAAAACTTCTGAATAATCAATCTTTACAAATCAACGCCTTAGCTTCTATACCTTGGAATCAACCGCCCCTATCTTCGCTGACAAACGAGCAACAATCCCAACTGCAAAATCAGGCAGAAATTCGTCAGTATGCTCTGGGAGAAAAAATTTGGTCAACCGCAGCAGGTGGTTATCAGTTTTTTATTTTTACTGGTAAAGTCCGCTTGCGGGAAGAAGGAGAAGGAAAGCCTTTAGCAGCCCTACAAGCCGGGGATTGGTTTGGCGACTTATATCAGTTGACTGTGGATTGTAAAGCCGTAGCTGCTAGCAAAGAAGTAGTAGTAGTGTGTTGGAATACAGCGCTGTGGTCAGAATTTTCCACTCCCGAAATTGCAGAGTTTTGGCTAGCTGCAAAGGGTGATAAGGAGACAGAGGAGATTCAGAAGAGCCGGGACATTCAGCAACTTATCCCATTCCCGACTCCGGTGACATCGGGGTATCCCTTCGTTTATAGTTGGAATACTGCTGCTGCTTGCTTAACAATGGTGGCGCAACAATTAGAACATCCAGTCAAATTAGAATGGGTGCAACGCCAACTCAGGGGACAAAGCCCGAAAAATCTGGTGGAAGCGGGGGAAAAGTTAGGGTTGGTGTTGCGAAGGGTGCAAGTTAGTTGGGCTGACTTGCGGCAGTTATCGTTTCCAGCAATACTACAATGGCAACCCGATTCATCTCCACCGGCTTCCTGGGTAGTAGCCTATGGGATGAAAGGATCTAACTTAATTATTGCTAATCCCCTCAAAGATGATTATGCTTGTGAGAGTTTACCGCAGTCAGAAGTTGAGTCTGCCTGGGATGGTAGACTATGGCAAGTTGAACTGGTATCTAATCAAGAACAATTTAACCTGGGTTGGTTCACTCCAGCAGTTTGGAAGTATCGGAAACTGTTAGGAGAAGTATTACTCGCATCTTTTACTTTGCAGCTTCTGGGTTTGGGGACACCACTGATTACCCAAGTTGTAATTGATAAAGTGATGGTGCAGCAGAGTTTGCCCACTTTGGATGTGATGGCGATCGCCCTCTTAATGATTGCCTCATTTGAATCTATACTAGGTATTCTGCGGCTATTTATCTTCACTCATACCGCCCGGCGTTTAGATTTAAGCTTATCGGCGCAACTATTTCGCCATCTCATGCGTTTGCCTTTAGCTTACTTTGAATCCCGGCGCGTAGGAGACACCATAGCCAGAGTTCAAGAACTAGAACAAATCCGCCAGTTTCTCACAGGTACAGCATTAACTGTAATTTTAGACAGTATCTTTGCTGTAGTGTACCTGGTATTGATGTTTTACTACAACGTCCAACTCACCTTTGTAGCTTTGGCTGTATTACCGTT
The window above is part of the Nodularia spumigena CCY9414 genome. Proteins encoded here:
- a CDS encoding peptidylprolyl isomerase, which encodes MESSSFLTVNDQPIFINQAVKYLQASGKLAHFIGDILRQYVIEQEIQNRDDIQISPALTEQTIIDFRLKNQLNDPQTFQEWLQQNATDYATFYESIAFSFKLEKLKVLIAEPKISEYFIERKIFLDRVIVSRIIVDNQEIAEELQTQIEEGGSFEQLAKEYSLSEDRMVNGMMGPVSRGTMPDQLRAVIDIANPGKVVGPIEIEGRYGLFRVEQFLPASLEDMQLKQALQNELFEKWLVEKIQKLTVKLQMS
- a CDS encoding peptidase domain-containing ABC transporter, which translates into the protein MASGENSKADSQTTNELKLLNNQSLQINALASIPWNQPPLSSLTNEQQSQLQNQAEIRQYALGEKIWSTAAGGYQFFIFTGKVRLREEGEGKPLAALQAGDWFGDLYQLTVDCKAVAASKEVVVVCWNTALWSEFSTPEIAEFWLAAKGDKETEEIQKSRDIQQLIPFPTPVTSGYPFVYSWNTAAACLTMVAQQLEHPVKLEWVQRQLRGQSPKNLVEAGEKLGLVLRRVQVSWADLRQLSFPAILQWQPDSSPPASWVVAYGMKGSNLIIANPLKDDYACESLPQSEVESAWDGRLWQVELVSNQEQFNLGWFTPAVWKYRKLLGEVLLASFTLQLLGLGTPLITQVVIDKVMVQQSLPTLDVMAIALLMIASFESILGILRLFIFTHTARRLDLSLSAQLFRHLMRLPLAYFESRRVGDTIARVQELEQIRQFLTGTALTVILDSIFAVVYLVLMFYYNVQLTFVALAVLPLFAALTIIATPILRKWLNETFNRSADSQSFLVETVSGIHSVKAHAAEPVARDRWEGLFARFVRTGFKASTTSNISSNIGNFLTNFSSLLILWFGAKLVIEQNLTIGQLVAFQMLSGRVTGPLLRLVQLWQNLQQVLLSVDRIGDILNIAPEAEIGTGLVLPPLRGQVTFEQIFFRYQPHIEPVLKGISFNVEPGQFVGIVGRSGSGKSTLSKLLQRLYQIESGRILIDGFDIKSADLASLRQQISVVLQEDFLFNGTVLENITLGNPDISAEQVVEAARLAVAHDFISELPYGYETNVGERGTALSGGQRQRIALARLFLSQAPILVLDEATSALDSETEQQVLQNLQKVSAHRTVFLIAHRFAPLKRADLILVLEKGVIAERGTHLDLLQQKGLYWSLYQRQQANI